The sequence AGGGCTGAGTAGGCCCGTTCGCCTCCCCTTAAACCTCCTATGCTATAATCCCGGATCATAAATTTAACTAAGGGGAGAACCGCCGCGTAACCGCGGCGGCGCCCTGACGGGAAACGCCATGTTCGGAATGGGATTTTCGGAGATCCTTATCATCGCTATTATCGCCATCTTGTTCCTGGGACCGGACAAACTGCCCCAGACCATGGTCGATATCGCCCGTTTCTTCCGCAGTGCCAAGCGGACACTGGCTTCGGCCAAAGCTTCCATCGAGGAGGAGCTGCACGTTGATGACATCAAACGCGAAGTCAACAGCTACAAGGACAACCTGCTCGAAGAGAAAGAGAAGCTGAGCAAGGCCAGCGCCTTCACCGAACTCACCGACGAATTCGACGCCGTCATCGATATGGCGGACACGACGACCGTGCAGACCTCCGCTCCGCAAAAGCCGAAAGCCGAAGCCGCCCCGGATGCCAAGAAGCCGGAAGTCGTCACCTTCAGCAAAAAGAAAAAAAGTGCCGATAACGGCAACGATACCGAGGAAGCCTAACCTATGTTCGACGAACTGCGTCCCCACCTTGTAGAACTGCGTAAACGCCTGGGCATCTCCGTCCTGACACTGATCGGCATGTTCTTCGTCATGTTCTATTTCCACGAGCCGATCCTCGAATGGATGATCCAGCCGCTTAACGATGCCCTGATCGAAGTCGGCAAAAAGTCCGTCAACGCCGCCAACGGGATGGTGACGACCAACCAGGTCGGCGGGGCCTTCTTCGTTGCCCTGAAAGTCGCCTTCTTCGCGGCACTCCTCGGCGCGCTGCCGGTTATCCTGTGGCAAATCTGGCTCTTCATCGCGCCGGGACTCTACGAGAACGAAAAGAAGATGATCCTCCCCTTCGTTTTCGGGGGAACGACGATGTTCGTCGTCGGCGTCGCCTTCGCCTACTATATCGTCACCCCCTTCGGATTCGACTTCCTCATCACCTTCGGCAGCTTCAAGTTCACCCCGCTGATCAACATCGAGGATTACGTCGGCTTCTTTACGAAGATCATGTTCGGATTCGGCCTGGCGTTCGAACTCCCCGTCTTTGCCTACTTCCTCGCCCTGCTCGGCCTCGTCGACGACCGGCAGATGACGGCGTTCTTCAAGTACGCCATCGTTCTGATCTTTATCGTCGCGGCCCTGCTGACCCCGCCGGACGTCCTGACACAGCTGCTGATGGCCGGTCCGCTCATCGTGCTCTACGGCTTCTCCATCCTCATCGTCAAAATGGTCAACCCGGCGCCGAAAGAGGAAGAAGATGAGGAGGAGGATGACGAAGACGAGGACGAGGCCGTTGCCCCTCAGAACGTCTAGTTACGACTTCACCCTCCCCGAAGCGCTGATCGCCGTCCACCCGGCCCAGCCCCGTGATCACGCCCGCCTGCTCGTCTATGACCGCGCAACCGATACCGTCACCCACACGCGCTTCGACAAGATCGAGACCTTCCTTCCCGAAGGGTGCGGGATCATCTTCAACGACACCAAGGTCATCAAAGCCCGCCTTTTCGGCAAAAAAGAGAGCGGCGGCAAGGTCGAACTCCTTATCAACCGCCCCCTCGACGCCTACCGGGTCAGCGTCTATATCCGCGGTAAAATGAAAGCGGGCTCCCGTCTGCACTTCGGACAGGAGCTCCAAGCCGTCGTCGAGACGCTCCATGACGACGGCAGCCGCACGGTCACCTTCGAACGCGGCGGTGAAAAACTGCGTTTCGAAGCCCTGCTGCCGATCATCGATATCATCGGGCATATGCCGCTTCCCCCCTACATCCAGCGTGAGGACAACGAAGAGGACGCCGTGGAGTACCAGACGGTCTTTGCGAAACATGAAGGTGCCGTCGCCGCCCCGACGGCCTCCCTGCACTTTACCGACGCCCTCTTCGCCTCGGTCTGCGCACACCACCCCCACGCCTACGTCACCCTGCACGTCGGTGCCGGTACCTTCAAACCCGTCGAGGCGGAGATCATCACCGACCACCCGATGCACTCCGAGTACTACGAGATCCCGGACGACGCCAAGGCCCTCATCGACGGCGACCTTCCCCTGCTCTGCGTCGGTACGACCTCGACCCGGACCGTCGAGTACTATGTCCGTACCCGTGAGACCGGGGGCGAAGCGAACCTCTTCCTGCACCCCGGCAACCCGCCGCAGCGCGTCAACCACCTACTGACCAATTTCCACCTGCCCAAATCGACCCTGCTGATGCTCGTCGCCTCCTTCGTCGGACTGGAAAAGACCCATGAACTCTACGCCGAGGCGATCCGGGAGCAGTACCGTTTCTACAGCTACGGCGACGCGATGCTGATCCTCTAAGCCCCGTCCTACTCCTCGTCGTCCTCCATCAGGGCGATGGCCAGCCGCTCTTTGAGCGATGCGAGCGCCTTCGCCGCGTATCCAGTTTGCCCCGGGGTCACGGCGGGAAAGCGAAAATGGTACAATGGCGCAGACTCCACTATCAAACGGCGCGACTATGACGAAACTTCCGACACTTTTCACCCTTATACTGCTCATCATCCTTCTGGACGGCTGCCAGCAAAAAGCCCAGGTGCCCCTCCCCACCGTTAAGTATGTCGACCTGGAACGTTACGGGGGGCTTTGGCATGAGATCGCCCGCTATGAAAACCGTTTTGAGGAGGGGTGCGTGGGGGCGACGGCACGCTATCGCCTTCAAGACGGCGACGTCCGTGTCGTCAACAGCTGTTATGACGATGCCGGAAGGCTCAAAGATCAGGCAGAGGGGACAGCCCATGTCGTCGCAGGCAGCGGCAATGCAAAGCTCCGGGTCACTTTCTTCTGGCCCTTCTACGGGGATTACTGGATTATCATGCTTGCCGACGACTACCGCTACGCCGTCATCGGCGATCCG is a genomic window of Sulfurimonas sp. HSL1-2 containing:
- the tatB gene encoding Sec-independent protein translocase protein TatB, which encodes MFGMGFSEILIIAIIAILFLGPDKLPQTMVDIARFFRSAKRTLASAKASIEEELHVDDIKREVNSYKDNLLEEKEKLSKASAFTELTDEFDAVIDMADTTTVQTSAPQKPKAEAAPDAKKPEVVTFSKKKKSADNGNDTEEA
- the tatC gene encoding twin-arginine translocase subunit TatC, whose amino-acid sequence is MFDELRPHLVELRKRLGISVLTLIGMFFVMFYFHEPILEWMIQPLNDALIEVGKKSVNAANGMVTTNQVGGAFFVALKVAFFAALLGALPVILWQIWLFIAPGLYENEKKMILPFVFGGTTMFVVGVAFAYYIVTPFGFDFLITFGSFKFTPLINIEDYVGFFTKIMFGFGLAFELPVFAYFLALLGLVDDRQMTAFFKYAIVLIFIVAALLTPPDVLTQLLMAGPLIVLYGFSILIVKMVNPAPKEEEDEEEDDEDEDEAVAPQNV
- the queA gene encoding tRNA preQ1(34) S-adenosylmethionine ribosyltransferase-isomerase QueA codes for the protein MPLRTSSYDFTLPEALIAVHPAQPRDHARLLVYDRATDTVTHTRFDKIETFLPEGCGIIFNDTKVIKARLFGKKESGGKVELLINRPLDAYRVSVYIRGKMKAGSRLHFGQELQAVVETLHDDGSRTVTFERGGEKLRFEALLPIIDIIGHMPLPPYIQREDNEEDAVEYQTVFAKHEGAVAAPTASLHFTDALFASVCAHHPHAYVTLHVGAGTFKPVEAEIITDHPMHSEYYEIPDDAKALIDGDLPLLCVGTTSTRTVEYYVRTRETGGEANLFLHPGNPPQRVNHLLTNFHLPKSTLLMLVASFVGLEKTHELYAEAIREQYRFYSYGDAMLIL
- a CDS encoding lipocalin family protein — translated: MTKLPTLFTLILLIILLDGCQQKAQVPLPTVKYVDLERYGGLWHEIARYENRFEEGCVGATARYRLQDGDVRVVNSCYDDAGRLKDQAEGTAHVVAGSGNAKLRVTFFWPFYGDYWIIMLADDYRYAVIGDPDRKYLWILARSTVLSDEDRGFILSKLPALGYDPFKLYWTGFKAMCNH